The Planctomycetia bacterium region ATCGAGACGCTATGGACGCGGAACTCGCGGCATTTGACGTCGGTGCCGGTGATCTTCTCGATGGCGAGGAAGACGGCGTCGACCGGGCCGTCGCCGGCCTGCACGGTTTCGGTAACTTGCTCGGCGCCGCGGGCGAGCGTCAGCGCCACCTGCGGGATACCGCCGGTGCCGCATTGCATCTGGTACGACACGAGCGCCCAGCTTTCCGGGATCTCGTTCATCTGGTTTTCCACCAGCGAGGCGATGTCGCTGTCGTAGACTTCCTTCTTCTTGTCGGCGAGCGTTTTGAATTGCTCGAATACGGCTTGCAGTTGCTCGCCGGCGAGATGGTAACCGAGGTGCTTGATGCGATCGGCCAGCGCGGCGCGCCCGCTGTGCTTGCCGAGCACGAGGTCGGTCTTCGTGAAGCCCACGTCCTCGGGGCGCATGATCTCGTAGGTCGAACGCTCCTTGAGCATGCCGTCCTGGTGAATGCCGGCCTCATGGGCAAAGGCGTTGCGGCCGACGATCGCCTTGTTGCGCTGCACGAGCATGCCGGTGACGTTCGAGACCAGACGGCTGGTCGGCACCAGCCGCTCGGAGACGATGTTCGTCGAGCATTTGTAGTAGTCGTGGCGCGTGCGCATCGCCATCACGACTTCCTCCAACGAGCAATTCCCGGCGCGCTCGCCGATGCCGTTGATGGTGCATTCGATCTGACCAGCGCCGGCCTCGACCGCGGCCAGGCTGTTCGCCACGGCCATTCCCAGGTCGTCGTGACAATGCACGCTGATTACGGCCTTGTCGATGTTCGGCACGCGCTCGCGCAGCGTGCGAATGACGTTCGCGTAGTGCGCCGGCGTGGCATAGCCGACAGTGTCGGGAATGTTGACCGTCGTGGCGCCGGCCTTGATCGCCGCTTCCACGACGGCGCAGAGGAAGTCTGGTTCGGTTCGCGCCGCGTCTTCGGGGGAGAATTCCACGTCGTCCAGATAGCCTGCGGCGCGTTCGACGCTGGCGATCGTTCGCGCGAGGATCTCGTTCTTATCCATCTTCAGCTTGAATTCGCGATGGATAGCGCTCGTGGCCAGGAAGACGTGAATCCGCGGGCGCTCGGCGCTTTTCAGCGCTTCCCAGGCGCGGTCGATGTCCTTGTCGTTGCAGCGGGCCAGCCCGCAGATGACCGGGCCGCGGACTTGCCGGGCGACTTCGCGGACGGCTTCAAAATCGCCGGGGGAAGAAATCGGAAAGCCGGCCTCGATGATGTCGACTTTCAGGTCGGCCAACGCCTGCGCGACTTCCAGCTTCTCGGCCAGGTTCATGCTGGCTCCGGGCGATTGCTCCCCGTCGCGGAGCGTGGTGTCGAAAATGATGATCTTTCGGTCGTCACTCATGGGACTGATATCCGTGATTCAATTTGGTTGTTGTGCAAAGAATGGTACACCCGCGCGGATTGCCGACCCCTGGCCGGCGCCGGCAACAACAACCAGGAACGGGATGGGAGCAGGGCTTTGGGGAGGGGCATGGTGGTAGCAAGTGAGTTGGAAGTGTTCAGTTTTCAGTCTTCAGTGTTTCGGTTCCGCGTTCAGTAAGTGGCGCAGGTCCTCCCCACTGAAAACTGAACCAAAAAAAACCCCCGGGCTTTGAGGCCCAGGGGTCGTTGGCAATCGCTTTTTCTAGCAGCGTGCGAACCCTAAGCCTTGCGCTCCGTAAGCGCCAAAAGCAACAAGGGCAGCAGGTTCAGCACGCGGTTCATGTCAAGATTCTCGGCAAAAACAGTCCACTTTCAAGAGTCTAGCTGGCAAAAAAGGTTCGGTCAAGCTGGGGG contains the following coding sequences:
- a CDS encoding 2-isopropylmalate synthase, with product MSDDRKIIIFDTTLRDGEQSPGASMNLAEKLEVAQALADLKVDIIEAGFPISSPGDFEAVREVARQVRGPVICGLARCNDKDIDRAWEALKSAERPRIHVFLATSAIHREFKLKMDKNEILARTIASVERAAGYLDDVEFSPEDAARTEPDFLCAVVEAAIKAGATTVNIPDTVGYATPAHYANVIRTLRERVPNIDKAVISVHCHDDLGMAVANSLAAVEAGAGQIECTINGIGERAGNCSLEEVVMAMRTRHDYYKCSTNIVSERLVPTSRLVSNVTGMLVQRNKAIVGRNAFAHEAGIHQDGMLKERSTYEIMRPEDVGFTKTDLVLGKHSGRAALADRIKHLGYHLAGEQLQAVFEQFKTLADKKKEVYDSDIASLVENQMNEIPESWALVSYQMQCGTGGIPQVALTLARGAEQVTETVQAGDGPVDAVFLAIEKITGTDVKCREFRVHSVSMGKDAQAEVNVELEKNGAMFRGRGASTDSIEASARALLTAINRMLATQGTPLHPQYTVE